In a genomic window of Nitrospinota bacterium:
- a CDS encoding PEP/pyruvate-binding domain-containing protein has protein sequence MSNDVIPLNMLNPSIATAGGKGASLGILTHENIPVPDGFVILSTAYNRFLESTGIKEKLLKLLAGIDIKNPQRVEAVSGEVSGLIINAELPADLSTDILMALTRLETALVAVRSSAIAEDSSRASWAGEFESYINTPERMLLKNIKKCWASLFNPRAIHYSLHNGFPLCGPSIAVVVQKMIQPDIAGVCFTANPITKNRGQMLIDAGYGLGKAVVEGLITPDSYTADKKEWRIVDKQISHQASMLINGAKGGTREKQVPKSRRDKQKLTDHQIAGLLKLCLKIEDVFGTPQDIEWACENQAFSILQSRPIVSMVTKEVVSKAT, from the coding sequence ATGAGCAACGATGTAATTCCCCTTAATATGCTTAATCCAAGCATAGCCACTGCGGGCGGCAAGGGGGCGTCTTTGGGAATATTGACGCATGAAAATATTCCGGTGCCTGATGGTTTTGTAATTCTATCGACGGCATATAACCGCTTTTTGGAATCAACCGGGATCAAGGAAAAGCTGCTGAAATTGCTGGCGGGCATTGACATTAAGAACCCGCAACGGGTGGAAGCGGTTTCGGGCGAGGTATCGGGCCTTATTATCAACGCCGAACTGCCCGCCGATTTGTCAACGGACATCCTTATGGCCCTCACCCGATTGGAAACCGCACTGGTGGCCGTCAGAAGTTCGGCAATCGCCGAAGATTCATCGCGGGCTTCCTGGGCCGGAGAATTTGAAAGCTACATAAATACCCCGGAGAGAATGCTGCTGAAAAACATAAAAAAGTGCTGGGCTTCGTTGTTTAATCCGCGCGCCATCCACTATTCCCTCCATAACGGATTTCCTTTGTGCGGCCCATCGATAGCCGTGGTCGTTCAAAAGATGATCCAACCTGACATTGCCGGGGTCTGCTTTACGGCCAATCCCATCACCAAAAACCGCGGACAGATGTTGATTGACGCCGGGTATGGCTTGGGGAAAGCGGTTGTCGAAGGATTGATAACCCCGGATTCATATACGGCCGACAAAAAAGAATGGAGAATAGTGGATAAACAAATAAGCCATCAGGCTTCGATGTTGATAAACGGCGCGAAGGGCGGAACCAGGGAAAAACAAGTTCCAAAAAGCCGGCGGGACAAACAAAAACTGACAGACCATCAAATAGCCGGCCTTTTAAAACTTTGTTTAAAAATTGAAGATGTTTTCGGGACACCGCAAGACATAGAGTGGGCTTGCGAAAATCAGGCATTCAGCATTCTGCAATCAAGACCTATTGTCAGCATGGTTACTAAGGAAGTCGTTAGTAAGGCGACATGA